The Perognathus longimembris pacificus isolate PPM17 chromosome 3, ASM2315922v1, whole genome shotgun sequence nucleotide sequence TTCTTCTTGGGACTCTTCTCGGTGTTTGGCGTGCTCTTCCCTAAGATGCTGCCCTCCCTCTACGGACAGAGCCGTGCCATCTCTTTCCAGGGTTGTGCGGCCCAGCTCTTCTTCTACCATTTTCTGGGTGCGACTGAAGGGTGCCTGTACTCTGTGATGTCTTACGATCGCTTCGTGGCCATCCGCCACCTTTGCGGTACATGCTCATCATGAAGCCCTGCGGCCCGGCTGGTGGGGAGCCTTCAGGCCTCCATCCTCGCTGCCTTTACCTTCAGGCTAACGTACTGGGGCCCCAGCCTCGTGGACTACTTCTTCTGCCACATGCCTGCGGTTTTGCCCCTGGCGTGCTCTGACAGCTCCTTGGCCCACAAGGTGGGCTCCATTGGCGTTGGCTTTCTGGCGTTGTTGCTCCTACTCTGCGTGTGTCTCCTACACGCACTTGGGCGTTGCCGTGCTGAAGGTGCGCTCGGCAGAGGGCAGGCAGAAGGCGTTCTCCCCCTGCAGCGCCCACCTGGCCTGCGGCCCGTGATAATCATCCACCTGCGGCCCGTGATCATCATTCACCTGCGGCCCGTGATCATCATCCACCTGCGGCTGTGATCATCATCCACCTGCGGCCGTGATCATCATCCACCTGCGGCCGTGATCATCATCCACCTGCGGCCCGTGATCATCATCCACCTGCGGCCCGTGATCATCATCCACCTGCGGCCGTGATCATCA carries:
- the LOC125347819 gene encoding LOW QUALITY PROTEIN: olfactory receptor 148-like (The sequence of the model RefSeq protein was modified relative to this genomic sequence to represent the inferred CDS: inserted 2 bases in 1 codon; substituted 1 base at 1 genomic stop codon), producing the protein MSNGASVGEFVLLGVPQTEGLEAGLLALFSFLYLLTLLGKLLIFTTIPSSPTLHTPMYFFLGLFSVFGVLFPKMLPSLYGQSRAISFQGCAAQLFFYHFLGATEGCLYSVMSYDRFVAIRHLCGTCSSXSPAARLVGSLQASILAAFTFRLTYWGPSLVDYFFCHMPAVLPLACSDSSLAHKVGSIGVGFLALLLLXSACVSYTHLGVAVLKVRSAEGRQKAFSPCSAHLAVIIIHLRPAIIVYLWPLPDPLLGAVGQMLNNTVSPVLNSFIHSLRNKQVKRWLQRVLESAVLRARE